The region ATCAAGGGATTACGCAAAATATTGGGAAGATAAAGGAGCGTTAAAAAACTTTTCTACACCTGTTAAATTTGATGAACTAAAGAAATATGTTTCAAGAGATGCGGCTGTATTGGACGTTGGATGCGGATACGGGCGTGTAATGGAAATTCTTTTAGATGAAGGTTTTATAAATATAAAAGGTGTTGAGCCTTCTGTCGCCTTGCGTCAAAGACATGCTGATGCGGGTGGAAAGTTTGACATTAGGCCTTTAGAAAATGGAATAATTCCTTATAAAGATGGATCAGTTGACGCAGTCCTTCTCGTTGCTGTCCTCACCTGCATACCGGAAAATAAAGGTCAGGATCAGCTTGTTAGCGAAATTAACCGCGTGTTGAAACCGGGCGGAGTTCTGTATATTAATGATTTTTTACTCAATACAGATGAGCGTAATATTGAGAGGTATAACCTATTTCTAAAGCAGTACGGAACATACGGAGTCTTTGAAATTGAGGGCAGAGGAGTCCTGCGTCATTTTGCAGACGAGCGTATTAAACAACTGCTAGGTTCATTTGAAGAACTTGAGCATGAAAAGGTTGTTTATACTACAATGAACGGTAATCGTTCCAACGGATTTTATTACATAGGGCGTAAATAGCTCATTTACTTTTTAGATTAATCAGTAATTTAATCAATTCTGCTGGTGCGTCCAAAAAGCTCTGTCATTTCTCCCAGACGCTCACGTATTAGTTGTGTGAGCTGTCCTGGAACAAGTTTCCAGCCCCAGTTGCCGTCTGCTTCACCAGGGATGTTCATGCGTGCTTTTCCGTCAAGATTAAGTAAATCCTGAACCTGAAAAATACACAGGCAGGCTACACTGGACATCAAAAGCCTGATCAGCTCCCAAGAAATTTTAGATTCGTCTATCCAGTCATGTCCTAGATACGACAACATGTTTTTGCGGCTTACTCCATCCGCATCATTATTGAACCATCCACGGTTGGTGTTATTGTCATGCGTACCGGTGTATACGACTGAATTTCGCGTATGATTGTGAAGAGCATCACCGCATATACCGATGTCTTCTCCGAAAGAAAATTGAAGAATACTCATGCCAGGAAATTGAAAGCGGTCTCTAAGGTACGCAACATCCTGTGTAATATGACCTAAATCTTCAGCGATAATACGTAGGCAACCCGTTCCGCAGGTAACCATTTCAAAAAGTTTATGCCCTGGAGCCTGAACCCAGTATCCTTCAACAGCGGATTTTGCTTCGGCTGGAACTTCCCAGTATGCTGAAAACCCTCTAAAATGATCAAGTCTGGCCCAGTTATATAATCCTAAATTATGTTTAAGCCTGCTGGCCCACCAGCCGAATCCATCCTGCTGAAGAACTTCCCAGTTATAAACCGGATTTCCCCATAGTTGGCCTGTTTCACTGAAGTAATCAGGCGGAACTCCTGCCACGCAATATGGATTGCCGTTTTCATCGAGTTTGAAAATTCTTCTATTAGCCCAGACATCAGAGCTGTCGTGAGTGACGTAGATGGGTATGTCGCCGATGAGTTCGACACCGATTTCATCAAGGTGATCGCGAAGTTGTCCCCATTGCCGGAAAAAAATCCATTGGCTAAATTTAACAAATAATATTTCCTGTTCCAGCAATTCTCCCCAATAGCGCAGGCTTTCTTCTGTACGATCTCTTATGTCCTCAGGCCAGTTCGTCCATTTTTCTCCGTTTAAATGCAGTTTAAGAGCAGTAAACAGCGCAAAATCATTAATCCAGTGCATGTTGTCGAATAAAAACTGGGTAAAGACATGGTCATCAAGTAAATTATTGGCAACGCGCGAGAAGGCTAAACGGAGAAGGGTTTCTTTTGCACGGGTCGACGCATTAAAATCAACTTTATCTGAATCTGGAATAGCAAAATTATTTATTTCTTCATTATCAAGCAATCCGTATTGGACCATAAGTTCTGGACTTATCAGCAGCGGATTGGCGGCAAATGCTGAAAATCCTGAATAAGGTGAGTTGCAAAGTTCACTCGCTGTAGGAGTTATGGGCAGAACCTGCCAAAACCTCTGTCCTGCTTCAGCCAGAAAGTCTGCAAATTCATAAGCTTCCGGGCCGATATCTCCGACTCCGAATCTTGACGGTAATGATGTGAAATGTAGAAGTATTCCGCTGGAACGTTTCATTATAAGCTCCTTCGTTGATCAAAGATGATATACTATTATATCACAGAGCATGGTCCATATGTCCAGCTACTTTATTTTCAGCAAAGGAATGAAAATCAGATTATATGTTCACAGGGGTATGAAAATATAATGCAAAAGATTGCGCAGCAAGTTCAAGTGGTTTGGCTGGTGACAAAATTTTATCAAGAGGTACACCGTGACCTTCGAAGGATCGAGCTCCGCTATAGAGTTTAAGTGTCCATGGTCCCGCCGGCAGATATGATTCAAGTTTTTCCGAGATTGCTATTTTATTAAAATTAAAAATGACTACCGCGTACCTTTCATCAGAAGTTGAAGGATTTCTGAGCATCAGGATAACTCCTTGCTTAATCTCCTGAACCTGGCATCTGTTGTGACATGGCTCTTTTAGTGCAGGGTGCTCTTTTCTTAGAAGTAACATTTTCTTATAGAACTTAAGCATGGCTGTTCCCTGCTCAGAATCTTTTTTATTCCAATCCAACTGACTGGCGGTGAAGGATGATGCTTCATTGTGATCAAACTGTTTTTTAAGGCTAAATTCAAGATTCTGGTAGTGTTTACTCAATGTTTTGTTCAAGCTGGGAGCTGTGGAATGGTCTGAAAAATAATTGAATGGTGCTGTTTCTCCATACTCTTCTCCCATGAAAAGTAATGGCGTGTAGGGAGAGAGAAGTACGACTCCGGCACTTAGTTTAGCCGCTTCAAATCCTTCTTTTCTGATTGTTCTGCATTCTTGTCCTGTGCAGATAGTTTGTTCATGATTTTGGGAGTAAATAATTAAATTGCTGCCTGAGAATTGTTGATTATTGCAGCCATGGATTCTTTTTCTGTAATCAGAAAACTCTCCCCGATATGCGAATCCGTATTGCATCGCTGATACCATTTTTTCAGGATATTTATAGTCTCGGAAAATCCCGTTAATATCTCCTGTTATCCTGTAGTGAAGGGCGTGATGGAAATCTTCATCCCATAGAGCATCAAAGCCGTATCCACCTTTGTCAATAGGTTGTATTGAGCGTGTGGAGTTGTGTTGATCATTAATTATTAAAACACATTTTCTGTTATTTGCTTTTTCAAAATTTCTGATCCGTGTAGACACTTCTTCCAGAAAATGCATTGGGCTTTGATCGTAAATTGTTTCTGCGTTATTTATGCGCAATCCATCGATGTGAAAGTCGCGCAGCCATGATAGAGCGCACTGGATATAGAATTCGCGAACTCCGAAACTATATTGCTCATCAAAATTAATAGCTTTCCCTTGTGTTGTTGTATGTATGTCACAAAAAAAATAATCGAAAGCTGAGCTTAAGTTTTTTACAATGTTATGCTGACAAAATTCTACTACAAGAATTACAGCTATTCCGCGCTCATGGCTTGCTCTAACCAAAGCTTTTAATTCATCGGGCGTTCCGTAATTATTGTGAACAGCATACGGAAAAATAGTTTTATTTCCCCATCCGCGATGCCCAGCAAACTGTGCAACGGGCAGAAGCTCCAATGTGTTTATTCCAAGCTCAACCAGATGATCAAGTTTGGACATAAGGCCGCGTATTGTTCCTTCTTTAGTAAAAGTTCCGACATGAGCTTCGTAAATTATCATTTCGCTTATTGGCAGACCGGAAAAATTGTCTCCTTCCCAGTCAAATTTATGATGATCAAATACAGTTGAGTAGGAATTTATCCCCTCAGGCTGCCATAGAGATGCCGGGTCAGGAATTTTTTTTGATTCATCAAGTAGAAATGAATATGAGGTATTCGGAGTGATATTTTTTAAGGTTAATTCGTGAAAACCATAGTCGGCTTGATCCATCTTAAATTTATGATCAGGGTCATTATTAAAATTAATTTCAACCTTTGGGATATGAGGTGCAAATAGTCTGAACATGCAATCACCATTTTCATCAAACCGTGCTCCGAAGTGTTTTTTTGTCATTCTTGCTCTCTTAAATGCGGTTTTTATTTTAAATCTGAGTTATAGTATAATTAAAGCAAGTTTCGTTCGGCCCGTCTTTTGCATGTGAATGAGTACTTACAGTACGTAACACAATGAGGAGGCAGACTATGAACAACACTATTAAGTCAGGCGTATCGAAAGAACATGTACAGATAGCTGAGGTTATGGCTGGTGATAAATCAGTTTTACATGAGCTTGATTTTCAAGATATCGCCATTTCAACCGTTGCCGTAAATGCTCTTAAAAGAGCAGCTACGGCCGTAATGCAAAAATTTTTTCCGGGTAGCCAACCTGAAAAACTAACAGATTCTCAGGCGGTAGCCTTTTTTATAGACAGAGTCTTTTGGGACCAAAATTCTAAGGGATTGATCCTTTGTGCTGACGCTGCCAGTCGTAGTTTTTGTATTCCTATTCCAAGTAATCACTGGCATATGAAAACAGATCTTGGAACCATTCAGTAAATATTTTTATAACTTATTGCAAGTAAAAATAGAATAACAGGAGGCATAGCCTCCTTTTTTTGTATTTAAATATAGATTTATACTTTTAAAAACAATAAAAGCTATAATGGTTGAGTGCAGATTGTAAGAGGGATGTAACTCTTAAGTAACACTTAAAACCGAATAATTGAGGTATTGTTTTACTACTAAAAACAAGTAGCAAGGGAGTACAAAGTGGTTAATGAGATCTGTTCCGATCTGTTTAAATTGAGGTCACCTTTTGAGGATCCATTCAGAGGGGCTCTTTTTTCTTTATTAGAAAAACCATTATCAAGTTTGCTCTGTCTTCCTAAGTTAAATTCAATGTATAAAAAGGCTTCTGATGAGCATTACTGGAAAGGTGAGCCTGATTTTATAGGTAAGGCTCTTGATTTACTGGGAGTCTCCTCTGAAATTTCGGAGAATGAATTAAAAAAAATACCCAGTTCTGGTGGATCTGTAGTTGTATCAAATCATCCATTTGGAGTTGTTGAGGGTCTGGTTCTCATCAGAGCTCTTAAAACAGTACGACCAGATGTTAAAATTATGGCTAATTTTATGCTTGGCCTTATTCCTGAGATGCATGAACATCTGATTTCAGTTGATCCATTCGGAAGTAAAAAATCGCATAGTGATAATATTTCCGGCTTGAAGGAAGCTGTTAAGTGGGTAAAGTCTGGTGGTATGCTCGTTGTTTTTCCGGCAGGAGAAGTTTCAAACTTAAAACTCAATGGAGGAAAAGTTGAAGATTCTGCTTGGAGTCCAACCATTGGCGGAATAATTAAAAGGACAGGAGCAAATGTAGTACCTGTTTTCTTTAATGGTCGTAACAGTTTTGTATTTCAACTTATGGGAATTATCCATCCACACCTGCGGACTATGCTGATTCCCCGCGAAAATCTTAATAAACAGTCTGATACTGTAAAATTTGCGGTTGGAAGTACTGTTACAGGAGAGCGGTTATCATCGTTTGAGACAAATCAAGACTTGATTGAGTATCTAAGGTTCAGAACATACTCACTCAAATCACGCTTTAAAATTAAGAAAAAATCTAATCTTCCGGTATTTAAAAAGAAACTTAAACCTTTGTGTGAGAAAGTTTCACCGAATAGAATTATTGCAGAAATTAATTCACTTTCAATTGAAAGTAAGCTTGCTGAAAATAATGAGTTTACAGTCTATGAAGTTCATTCGGCAAAATGCCCGTTTATATTGCGTGAGCTTGGAAGATTGCGTGAGAAGACATTTCGCACAGTTGGTGAAGGAACTGGAAAGCCTGTTGATGTTGATAGGTTTGATAATACTTTCATTCATCTAGTGCTTTGGAATCATAAAAATAATGAAATTGCAGGGGCATATCGCATCGCCCGTACAGATGAGCAGGTTGAGCATTATGGAATGAAGGGTGTCTACAGCGATTCATTTTTTAGATTTACGGATGATTTTTTTAAAAGTGTAACTCCGGCTCTTGAGCTTGGTCGTTCGTTTATACGGCCTGCGTATCAGAAAAATTATGCGTCTCTTTTGATGCTTTGGAAAGGAATTGCCGGATATTTATCCAAGAATCCCAAATATCGTTACTTATTCGGATGCGTCAGCATTACAAATGATTACAAAAAAATATCACGAGAATACATGGCGGATTCACTTATGCGTCATCATGGCAGAGCTGATCTTGCAACAATGATCTCACCTGCCAAGCCTTTAAAGTTTAAAAAACTTAAGTACTGGCAGAAATGTCTGCCGCAGTCGGCTTTTTCCGAACCGGATGATCTGGAAAAAGTTGTGCAGGATATTGAAGGGGGGCAAGGTATTCCTGTCCTGATTCGCCATTATTTGAAGATAGGTGGAAGGATTGTAGGATTCAATGTTGATCCTGATTTCAGTAACTCGCTTGACGGGCTTATTGTTGTCGATCTGCTTGAAACCTCCGAGAGAAGCCTAGCTAAGTTTATGGGCAAAGAAAAATCCAGCTGTTATCTGGAGTACCACAAAGATTTAGAATCAGCGCGGGGTAAGGTTAATGATGAAGAGTTGAGTTCCAAAGATATTGATCGAATCGCAGTCTGATTGACTGTAATATAGTTTAATAGGATGAAAACGCCTCTCACTTTTTCAAGTGAGAGGCTTATTTTTTTTATTAGTATCCTTGCAAACTAGGTCTTGCATGATTAAATAAGATCTTTCAAGGAGCTGACGAAGTTCTCGACATCTTCTTCTGTTGTTGCCCATGACGTCATCCAGCGAACTTCTGATGCTGATTCATCCCATACATAGAAAGGGAATTTTTCTTGCAACTGAGGGATGACATGAGGAGGAACTGTTACAAACACAGCATTGGTTTCCACAGGATGTGTAATTTTAACTTCACTGATTTCTTGAACTTTGTGAGCTAGAATAGTAGCGAGTTCGTTTGCTTTGGTAGCGTTCTTTTTCCATAGCTCATCAGTCAGCAGAGCTTTAAACTGTGCTCCAACATAACGCATTTTAGAGATAAGCTGCATGCCTTGTTTACGGACAAATTCGAAGTTTTTACCGATTTCAGGATTGATAAAGATAGCAGCTTCGGCGCACATGCATCCGTTCTTAGTGCCGCCGAAGGAAAGAACATCAACACCGCAGTCAACAGTCATTTCTTTGAAACTGGCTCCAAGACGGATTGCTGCGTTGGCTAGTCTTGCTCCGTCCATATGGACCAGCAGACCTTGTTCATGAGCGTAGTCGCAAATAGCTTTTGTTTCAGCAAGCGTATAAACAGTTCCTAGCTCCGTGTTTTGGGCTATTGATATAACGGCTGGCTGACTTTGGTGTACATCTTTTCGTCCTGCCAGCAGCGGGGCGATTGATTCGACATTGAGCTTGCCGTGAACAGCTTCAGCATGGA is a window of Desulfovibrio sp. UCD-KL4C DNA encoding:
- a CDS encoding bifunctional 2-polyprenyl-6-hydroxyphenol methylase/3-demethylubiquinol 3-O-methyltransferase UbiG codes for the protein MAFESRDYAKYWEDKGALKNFSTPVKFDELKKYVSRDAAVLDVGCGYGRVMEILLDEGFINIKGVEPSVALRQRHADAGGKFDIRPLENGIIPYKDGSVDAVLLVAVLTCIPENKGQDQLVSEINRVLKPGGVLYINDFLLNTDERNIERYNLFLKQYGTYGVFEIEGRGVLRHFADERIKQLLGSFEELEHEKVVYTTMNGNRSNGFYYIGRK
- the malQ gene encoding 4-alpha-glucanotransferase, which produces MKRSSGILLHFTSLPSRFGVGDIGPEAYEFADFLAEAGQRFWQVLPITPTASELCNSPYSGFSAFAANPLLISPELMVQYGLLDNEEINNFAIPDSDKVDFNASTRAKETLLRLAFSRVANNLLDDHVFTQFLFDNMHWINDFALFTALKLHLNGEKWTNWPEDIRDRTEESLRYWGELLEQEILFVKFSQWIFFRQWGQLRDHLDEIGVELIGDIPIYVTHDSSDVWANRRIFKLDENGNPYCVAGVPPDYFSETGQLWGNPVYNWEVLQQDGFGWWASRLKHNLGLYNWARLDHFRGFSAYWEVPAEAKSAVEGYWVQAPGHKLFEMVTCGTGCLRIIAEDLGHITQDVAYLRDRFQFPGMSILQFSFGEDIGICGDALHNHTRNSVVYTGTHDNNTNRGWFNNDADGVSRKNMLSYLGHDWIDESKISWELIRLLMSSVACLCIFQVQDLLNLDGKARMNIPGEADGNWGWKLVPGQLTQLIRERLGEMTELFGRTSRID
- a CDS encoding low specificity L-threonine aldolase, translated to MRAFASDNYSGVHPLIMQEIINVNSDDMSSYGNDPVSEAALELFSKHFGSDAKIFFMATGTATNTLILKHITNSWNSVICADTAHINVDECGAVEAIAGIKIIHAEAVHGKLNVESIAPLLAGRKDVHQSQPAVISIAQNTELGTVYTLAETKAICDYAHEQGLLVHMDGARLANAAIRLGASFKEMTVDCGVDVLSFGGTKNGCMCAEAAIFINPEIGKNFEFVRKQGMQLISKMRYVGAQFKALLTDELWKKNATKANELATILAHKVQEISEVKITHPVETNAVFVTVPPHVIPQLQEKFPFYVWDESASEVRWMTSWATTEEDVENFVSSLKDLI
- a CDS encoding alpha-amylase family glycosyl hydrolase produces the protein MTKKHFGARFDENGDCMFRLFAPHIPKVEINFNNDPDHKFKMDQADYGFHELTLKNITPNTSYSFLLDESKKIPDPASLWQPEGINSYSTVFDHHKFDWEGDNFSGLPISEMIIYEAHVGTFTKEGTIRGLMSKLDHLVELGINTLELLPVAQFAGHRGWGNKTIFPYAVHNNYGTPDELKALVRASHERGIAVILVVEFCQHNIVKNLSSAFDYFFCDIHTTTQGKAINFDEQYSFGVREFYIQCALSWLRDFHIDGLRINNAETIYDQSPMHFLEEVSTRIRNFEKANNRKCVLIINDQHNSTRSIQPIDKGGYGFDALWDEDFHHALHYRITGDINGIFRDYKYPEKMVSAMQYGFAYRGEFSDYRKRIHGCNNQQFSGSNLIIYSQNHEQTICTGQECRTIRKEGFEAAKLSAGVVLLSPYTPLLFMGEEYGETAPFNYFSDHSTAPSLNKTLSKHYQNLEFSLKKQFDHNEASSFTASQLDWNKKDSEQGTAMLKFYKKMLLLRKEHPALKEPCHNRCQVQEIKQGVILMLRNPSTSDERYAVVIFNFNKIAISEKLESYLPAGPWTLKLYSGARSFEGHGVPLDKILSPAKPLELAAQSFALYFHTPVNI
- a CDS encoding GNAT family N-acyltransferase, whose product is MVNEICSDLFKLRSPFEDPFRGALFSLLEKPLSSLLCLPKLNSMYKKASDEHYWKGEPDFIGKALDLLGVSSEISENELKKIPSSGGSVVVSNHPFGVVEGLVLIRALKTVRPDVKIMANFMLGLIPEMHEHLISVDPFGSKKSHSDNISGLKEAVKWVKSGGMLVVFPAGEVSNLKLNGGKVEDSAWSPTIGGIIKRTGANVVPVFFNGRNSFVFQLMGIIHPHLRTMLIPRENLNKQSDTVKFAVGSTVTGERLSSFETNQDLIEYLRFRTYSLKSRFKIKKKSNLPVFKKKLKPLCEKVSPNRIIAEINSLSIESKLAENNEFTVYEVHSAKCPFILRELGRLREKTFRTVGEGTGKPVDVDRFDNTFIHLVLWNHKNNEIAGAYRIARTDEQVEHYGMKGVYSDSFFRFTDDFFKSVTPALELGRSFIRPAYQKNYASLLMLWKGIAGYLSKNPKYRYLFGCVSITNDYKKISREYMADSLMRHHGRADLATMISPAKPLKFKKLKYWQKCLPQSAFSEPDDLEKVVQDIEGGQGIPVLIRHYLKIGGRIVGFNVDPDFSNSLDGLIVVDLLETSERSLAKFMGKEKSSCYLEYHKDLESARGKVNDEELSSKDIDRIAV